One genomic segment of Desulfomicrobium sp. ZS1 includes these proteins:
- a CDS encoding TIGR03016 family PEP-CTERM system-associated outer membrane protein: MKNYLIAAFLLMIAVSPAWADPEWKASLSVSEEYNDNVKEERHGEEDFVTSVRPGLSYRHEGARTLLETSYRGTWNHYAAGSRDQEFNHDAMLHGLLDAWEGFFFLDLRDTYRLVNEDRTRGEVVEEDSTVDQLQQNIFTFSPYITPRFGERAQAKVGYAYSNIWYDEDRDSKNIHRGFVDAEYEFSGQTALLSGYSYTQELWEDETLDRNIIYLGGRYAYAENGIVYLKAGPQHTRYRDRDTSSSSLFWDAGLDHDFGTVLLHMNTGVSFEDDPDTGETYERKFGTLRLTKTWSRTTASVYSTLEEYEDSSDEGEGGEEVRRTLLGMSLSHELSERLTVSMGLIHDFQNSSDDDTRRWYANIGLKYALSERLGLGCWYRYKDSSSDDEDEDYQVNRVGVQLTMTF, translated from the coding sequence ATGAAAAATTATCTGATCGCCGCCTTTTTGCTGATGATCGCCGTGTCCCCTGCTTGGGCAGATCCCGAGTGGAAGGCATCTTTAAGCGTGAGCGAAGAATACAACGACAACGTAAAGGAGGAACGTCACGGCGAAGAGGATTTCGTGACCTCCGTCCGCCCCGGCTTGAGCTACAGACACGAAGGCGCGCGCACGCTGTTGGAGACGAGTTACAGGGGGACGTGGAATCATTACGCTGCCGGGAGCCGGGATCAGGAATTCAACCACGATGCCATGCTGCATGGCCTGCTGGATGCCTGGGAGGGATTTTTCTTTCTGGACCTGCGCGACACATATCGGCTGGTCAACGAGGACCGGACTCGCGGCGAAGTCGTGGAAGAGGACTCGACCGTCGACCAGCTGCAGCAGAACATCTTCACTTTTTCCCCCTACATTACCCCGCGTTTTGGGGAGCGCGCCCAGGCCAAGGTCGGCTACGCCTACAGCAATATCTGGTACGACGAGGATCGGGACTCCAAGAATATCCATCGGGGATTCGTGGACGCGGAATATGAGTTTTCCGGGCAGACCGCCTTGCTCAGCGGTTACTCCTATACCCAGGAACTCTGGGAAGACGAGACTCTGGACCGCAACATCATCTATCTCGGCGGCCGCTATGCGTACGCCGAAAACGGCATCGTGTACCTGAAGGCCGGCCCTCAGCATACTCGCTATCGGGATCGCGACACCAGCTCTTCAAGTCTGTTCTGGGACGCAGGGTTGGATCATGATTTCGGGACTGTGCTCCTGCATATGAACACGGGAGTCTCCTTTGAAGACGATCCGGACACGGGCGAGACCTATGAGCGCAAGTTCGGCACCTTGCGGCTGACCAAGACTTGGTCCCGGACCACGGCCAGCGTGTATTCCACGTTGGAGGAATACGAAGACAGCAGCGATGAAGGCGAGGGCGGGGAGGAGGTGCGCAGAACGCTGCTCGGGATGAGCCTGTCTCATGAACTGAGTGAGCGCCTGACTGTCTCCATGGGGTTGATCCACGATTTTCAGAACAGTTCGGATGACGACACGCGGCGTTGGTACGCAAATATCGGATTGAAATATGCCTTGAGCGAACGCTTGGGACTCGGCTGCTGGTACCGGTACAAGGATTCCTCCTCGGACGACGAGGATGAGGATTATCAGGTGAACCGGGTCGGCGTGCAGCTCACGATGACTTTCTAG
- a CDS encoding XrtA system polysaccharide deacetylase gives MKNALTIDVEDYFQVTAFDGVVKRQDWEVYPSRIENNTRRVLDLLDEFSLSGTFFVLGWVAEHYPGVVQAIANGGHEVACHGYGHELIYNLPPHVFRADVRRCKDLLEDLTGVPVLGYRAPSYSITKKSMWALDILIEEGFVYDSSIFPIVHDNYGIPGSQRFPYDIVRPGGTIREFPLTTLAVNFAGRRIVLPIAGGGYLRLLPAGIVLWGMRSVNTTEKQPVVLYFHPWELDPDQPRIKARLRSRFRHYLNLDTTEDKVRSLLGELRFDTMARVLGLDGENGDESAGRIGLEAPKP, from the coding sequence ATGAAAAACGCCTTGACCATAGATGTGGAAGACTATTTTCAAGTCACGGCCTTTGACGGTGTTGTGAAGCGGCAGGACTGGGAAGTCTATCCGTCCCGGATCGAAAACAACACCCGGCGGGTGCTGGACTTGCTGGACGAATTTTCCCTGTCCGGCACATTCTTCGTCCTGGGCTGGGTGGCGGAGCATTATCCGGGCGTCGTACAGGCCATTGCAAACGGCGGTCACGAAGTGGCCTGCCACGGCTACGGGCATGAGCTCATCTACAACCTGCCGCCCCATGTTTTTCGCGCCGACGTGCGTAGGTGCAAGGATCTGCTCGAAGACCTGACCGGCGTCCCTGTTCTGGGCTACCGAGCCCCGAGCTATTCCATCACCAAGAAATCCATGTGGGCTCTGGACATCCTCATCGAGGAAGGCTTTGTCTACGATTCAAGTATCTTTCCCATTGTCCACGACAATTACGGCATTCCGGGCTCCCAGCGGTTCCCGTACGACATCGTTCGCCCCGGCGGTACCATCCGCGAATTTCCCCTGACCACCCTGGCGGTGAATTTCGCGGGCCGCAGGATTGTTCTGCCCATCGCCGGAGGCGGCTATCTGCGTCTTCTCCCAGCAGGAATTGTGCTGTGGGGTATGCGCAGCGTCAACACTACCGAGAAGCAGCCCGTGGTGCTCTATTTCCATCCCTGGGAATTGGACCCCGACCAGCCGCGCATCAAGGCTCGGCTCAGGTCCCGCTTTCGACACTATCTCAATCTGGACACGACGGAAGACAAGGTCCGCAGCCTCCTGGGCGAACTGCGTTTTGACACCATGGCCAGGGTGCTGGGGCTGGACGGGGAAAACGGCGATGAGAGCGCAGGCAGGATCGGCCTGGAGGCGCCGAAGCCATGA
- a CDS encoding FemAB family XrtA/PEP-CTERM system-associated protein, with the protein MSVCTETFQGAAGDWDRFVASMPCAAGYYSHAWRVILERSFGHETHFLAARTNGVMTGVLPLVHMRSIFGNFLVSLPFVTYGGLLCRDQASSKALLEAAEDLRSRLGAHHVELRHTLAVNPDLPARRHKVAMVLALAQSEEEMWAGFNAKVRNQVRKAQKAGLETVWGEEELLDEFYTVFARNMRDLGTPVYARSFFANILAGLPGVTRIVLIRRQGKPVAAGLLYWHGETLEIPWASSIRDYNSLCPNNLMYWEAIRHALRLGLRRFDLGRSSLGSGTFRFKEQWGARPEILQWHYLLSSGAKLPNLSNSNPKFSMAIKLWQRLPLGMTRTLGPLIVRDIP; encoded by the coding sequence ATGAGCGTGTGCACGGAAACCTTTCAGGGCGCGGCAGGGGATTGGGATCGATTCGTCGCATCCATGCCTTGCGCGGCGGGCTATTACAGTCATGCCTGGCGCGTTATTCTGGAGCGCAGTTTCGGGCATGAAACCCATTTTCTGGCTGCCAGGACAAACGGAGTCATGACCGGGGTCTTGCCGCTGGTGCACATGCGCAGCATCTTCGGCAATTTTTTGGTCTCCCTGCCCTTTGTCACTTACGGCGGGTTGCTTTGCAGGGATCAGGCCTCAAGCAAGGCCCTGCTGGAAGCCGCCGAGGACTTGCGTTCCCGGCTGGGGGCGCACCACGTGGAGCTGAGGCACACTTTGGCCGTGAATCCGGACCTGCCCGCCAGGCGGCATAAGGTGGCCATGGTGCTGGCTCTGGCTCAAAGCGAAGAGGAAATGTGGGCGGGTTTCAACGCCAAGGTCCGCAATCAGGTGCGCAAGGCGCAAAAAGCCGGCTTGGAGACGGTCTGGGGTGAGGAAGAATTGCTGGATGAATTCTACACCGTGTTCGCGCGCAACATGCGGGATTTGGGCACCCCCGTGTATGCACGTTCATTTTTTGCCAACATCCTGGCCGGCCTGCCCGGCGTGACCCGGATCGTGCTGATTAGGAGGCAGGGCAAGCCCGTCGCCGCCGGGCTGCTTTACTGGCATGGCGAAACTCTGGAAATTCCCTGGGCCTCGTCCATCCGGGACTACAATTCTCTTTGTCCCAACAATCTCATGTACTGGGAGGCCATTCGCCATGCTTTGCGTCTGGGGCTGCGCCGGTTTGATCTCGGTCGCTCCTCCCTTGGCTCCGGGACGTTCAGATTCAAGGAGCAATGGGGGGCACGGCCTGAAATATTGCAGTGGCACTACCTGTTGTCTTCGGGAGCGAAGCTGCCGAATCTGAGCAACAGCAACCCAAAATTTTCCATGGCCATCAAACTGTGGCAACGCCTGCCCCTGGGTATGACCCGCACTCTCGGCCCCCTGATCGTACGGGACATCCCATGA
- a CDS encoding DegT/DnrJ/EryC1/StrS aminotransferase family protein, which translates to MSAPYLRMLPPSASPLRPVDIAAGIRAWMTGQGAQSLRREVKQRFGASHVFFATSGRAGLSASLRAMRTLCPQRDQVLLPAFTSFSVPSAVVNAGLKVGLYDLSPRTLAPDMVSLEKAMNCKTLCVVACHLFGYPLDLEPLRELCRVHGAFLLDDAAQAMGAQVGAELVGTMGDAGLFSLSRGKNITAVDGGIVLTDREDLADAFRVMPELFAAGSRIRPVRSLALALALMVMLHPRTYWLPASLPFLGIGASVFDPDFRLESLDALRAGIGRSALDRLDDLNAARRRTAALLYAGLQEVPGVRVVQPAAGTVPVYLRLPLLPLSGAWPGGVAPQAQALGVVRSYPLALHRIPRLAPFLAVHGRYPVSEMLAKNLLTLPTHAFVQEADVNAICDVFRKLSKNPGVLQKEAA; encoded by the coding sequence ATGAGCGCCCCGTATTTGCGCATGCTGCCGCCGAGCGCCTCGCCGCTGCGTCCCGTCGATATCGCGGCCGGGATCAGGGCGTGGATGACCGGCCAAGGGGCGCAGTCCTTGCGGCGCGAAGTGAAACAAAGATTTGGGGCAAGTCACGTCTTTTTTGCGACTTCCGGCCGGGCCGGGCTCTCGGCTTCGCTGCGGGCCATGCGCACGCTTTGCCCGCAGCGGGATCAGGTGCTTCTGCCCGCCTTCACCTCCTTTTCCGTGCCCTCGGCCGTGGTCAACGCCGGACTCAAGGTCGGTCTTTACGATCTCAGTCCCCGGACCCTGGCCCCGGATATGGTCAGCCTGGAAAAGGCCATGAACTGCAAGACCTTGTGCGTCGTGGCCTGTCATCTTTTCGGATATCCGTTGGATCTTGAGCCGTTGCGTGAACTGTGCCGTGTTCACGGCGCGTTTCTGCTGGACGACGCCGCGCAGGCCATGGGCGCGCAGGTAGGGGCAGAGCTGGTCGGGACCATGGGCGATGCGGGACTTTTTAGTCTGAGCCGGGGCAAGAACATCACCGCCGTGGACGGAGGGATCGTCCTCACCGACCGCGAGGACCTGGCGGATGCTTTTAGGGTTATGCCCGAGCTTTTTGCAGCGGGTAGCAGAATCCGGCCCGTTCGGAGCCTGGCTCTGGCCCTGGCGCTCATGGTCATGCTTCACCCCCGGACGTACTGGCTGCCCGCATCCCTGCCGTTTCTGGGGATCGGGGCCTCGGTTTTCGATCCGGATTTTCGCCTGGAATCTTTGGACGCGCTGCGGGCAGGCATAGGCCGCAGCGCCCTGGACCGGCTGGACGACTTGAATGCCGCTCGCCGGAGGACTGCCGCCTTGCTGTACGCAGGATTGCAGGAGGTGCCTGGCGTACGCGTCGTGCAGCCGGCCGCCGGAACCGTGCCGGTGTATCTGCGTCTGCCGCTTCTGCCGCTTTCAGGAGCCTGGCCGGGGGGAGTCGCGCCTCAGGCGCAGGCGCTCGGCGTAGTCCGTTCCTATCCCCTGGCCCTGCACCGCATTCCGAGGCTGGCGCCGTTTCTGGCGGTTCATGGCCGCTACCCAGTGTCCGAGATGCTGGCCAAAAATCTTTTGACGCTGCCCACACATGCGTTTGTGCAGGAAGCCGATGTGAACGCGATATGCGATGTTTTCAGGAAATTGAGCAAAAACCCTGGTGTGCTTCAGAAGGAGGCCGCATGA
- a CDS encoding glycosyltransferase family 2 protein, translating into MTLLFWFSFAALAYAFVGYPVLVRVAAAVWGKRIFRDESSAPRISVLLSVYNEEPVIRQKIENFLALDYPEDRIELIVISDGCTDQTEEIVRSYATTRVRLFIQEERGGKTLALNRGASEATGKILVFTDANSMFRPESIRKLVAPFADATVGLVSGRSIYVDAEGNETLGGVYRRYEEWIKEGESRLFSIVGADGAIYALRRDVFEPLKPEFINDLLHPIQVVSKGLKAVSEPWAVVVEASEDDGEAEFKRQTRIMAQSWHVCLRHLGGIIREEQYGYAWQVVSHKILRWIALPMLGGLGLSAFFGLFNFFPTLSFTGLFGLIVFSWMGAKGKGGIARVAWVFVILHWAALVGLYKFIVGENFVIWEPRIN; encoded by the coding sequence ATGACCTTGCTGTTCTGGTTTTCCTTCGCTGCTCTTGCGTACGCGTTTGTCGGATATCCCGTCCTGGTTCGAGTCGCTGCGGCAGTGTGGGGCAAGAGAATTTTTCGTGACGAGAGCTCTGCCCCACGCATCAGCGTGCTCCTGTCCGTGTACAACGAAGAGCCGGTCATTCGGCAGAAGATAGAAAATTTCCTGGCGCTGGACTACCCGGAAGACCGCATCGAACTGATCGTTATTTCCGATGGGTGCACTGATCAGACAGAGGAGATTGTTCGCTCCTACGCAACAACTCGGGTGCGTCTTTTCATTCAAGAAGAGCGTGGTGGGAAAACCTTGGCCTTGAATCGGGGTGCTTCAGAAGCCACAGGCAAGATTCTCGTTTTTACGGACGCGAACTCCATGTTTCGTCCGGAGAGCATTCGCAAACTCGTGGCTCCCTTTGCCGACGCCACGGTTGGATTGGTCAGTGGTCGTAGTATTTACGTGGATGCCGAAGGAAACGAAACATTGGGTGGCGTCTATCGACGCTATGAAGAATGGATCAAGGAAGGCGAGAGCAGACTTTTTTCCATTGTAGGAGCCGATGGGGCTATCTATGCCCTGCGCCGGGATGTTTTTGAGCCGCTTAAACCTGAATTTATCAATGATTTGCTACATCCGATTCAAGTGGTCTCAAAAGGCTTGAAGGCTGTGAGCGAGCCTTGGGCTGTCGTGGTTGAGGCCAGTGAAGATGATGGAGAGGCGGAATTCAAACGTCAGACCCGGATCATGGCTCAATCATGGCATGTGTGTTTGCGCCATTTAGGGGGAATAATTCGAGAAGAACAGTATGGTTATGCGTGGCAAGTGGTTTCTCATAAGATTTTACGATGGATTGCTCTGCCTATGCTCGGTGGTCTGGGTCTGAGTGCCTTCTTTGGACTTTTTAATTTTTTCCCCACACTTTCGTTTACAGGCCTCTTCGGTCTCATTGTTTTTTCTTGGATGGGAGCCAAAGGAAAAGGCGGTATTGCAAGAGTCGCTTGGGTGTTTGTTATTTTGCATTGGGCTGCGTTAGTTGGACTGTATAAATTTATTGTTGGAGAGAATTTTGTAATATGGGAACCAAGAATAAACTAA
- a CDS encoding acyltransferase, whose protein sequence is MNSKKSRIQILYYLKEFYRIIRWSSRATSLLHVLAMWAPFNSWRVFFHKLRGTKIGEKVYICQGAFLEESRPWLINIKDGARIGVGVIIVSHDAVYAAYLEGMPNKYSKVIIDKKATICTGAIILPGVHVGEEAVVAPGAVVHRDVPPRIIVAGIPAKQILLLDDALVKLAPKKQYWIEMEEKTRYPWKCDDES, encoded by the coding sequence ATGAACTCAAAAAAAAGTCGAATACAAATCTTATATTATTTGAAAGAGTTTTACAGGATAATTCGATGGAGTTCTCGTGCAACATCGCTTTTGCATGTTCTTGCGATGTGGGCACCATTCAACTCTTGGCGTGTTTTTTTTCATAAATTACGTGGAACGAAAATTGGGGAAAAAGTATATATTTGCCAGGGTGCATTTTTAGAAGAGTCGAGGCCATGGTTGATAAACATTAAAGATGGTGCTCGGATTGGGGTTGGAGTAATAATTGTCAGTCATGATGCTGTATATGCAGCGTATTTAGAAGGTATGCCAAATAAATACTCAAAAGTGATTATTGATAAAAAAGCGACAATTTGTACGGGGGCGATCATATTGCCTGGTGTCCACGTTGGTGAAGAGGCGGTGGTTGCTCCAGGTGCAGTTGTGCATCGTGATGTTCCTCCCAGAATTATTGTGGCTGGAATTCCTGCGAAGCAAATCTTACTGCTAGATGATGCGCTTGTGAAGCTTGCGCCGAAAAAGCAATATTGGATAGAAATGGAGGAGAAAACTCGATATCCTTGGAAGTGTGATGATGAGTCTTAA
- a CDS encoding peptidoglycan bridge formation glycyltransferase FemA/FemB family protein, which translates to MMSLKVIICEERDHQKWDEYVGDHAHGHFMQSWAWGVFKEQQGWHPMRFFALRDGAPCGAMQVLARRVLGKKCLLYAPRGPVLDMNDLETMDSLLYAVKKYYPNGITLRMDPYVREGEIGTDFSHCLHKLPEEWSFWNCPKYVLWLDTSSGSAQVFDSFGTKQRNQINYPTKRGVAFVKGGVDDVDDFYRLMVSMSKQKKIACHAKTFFQNLFTVFCNNKMADISFAEIGSKRIACGMSLQFGNKSWLMYAATDENGYNFRASRAVQWEMIKSASDNGCKMYDFRGTATGRTPSSNDPGYGVYEFKKKFGPEFVVLDGYYDYVLRPFLYKFFRFAEVFALPIVYSAYKKIHSFVK; encoded by the coding sequence ATGATGAGTCTTAAAGTTATAATTTGTGAAGAACGCGATCATCAAAAATGGGATGAATATGTAGGTGATCATGCGCATGGTCATTTTATGCAATCTTGGGCGTGGGGTGTTTTTAAGGAGCAGCAAGGTTGGCATCCGATGCGTTTTTTTGCTCTGCGCGATGGTGCACCATGTGGAGCAATGCAGGTTCTTGCTCGTCGTGTGCTTGGTAAGAAATGTCTCTTGTACGCTCCACGCGGGCCAGTTTTAGATATGAATGATTTAGAAACTATGGATTCTTTGCTTTATGCTGTTAAGAAGTATTATCCGAACGGGATAACTTTACGAATGGATCCATATGTCAGGGAAGGTGAAATTGGGACTGATTTCTCTCATTGTCTTCATAAATTGCCTGAAGAATGGTCATTTTGGAATTGTCCTAAGTACGTTTTATGGCTTGATACATCCAGTGGGTCTGCTCAAGTATTTGATTCTTTTGGTACTAAGCAAAGGAATCAAATTAACTACCCAACAAAACGTGGAGTTGCATTCGTGAAAGGCGGTGTGGATGATGTTGATGATTTTTATAGATTGATGGTTTCCATGTCGAAGCAAAAAAAAATTGCATGTCACGCAAAAACTTTTTTTCAAAATCTTTTTACAGTATTCTGTAATAATAAAATGGCAGATATTTCGTTTGCTGAAATTGGTAGCAAGCGTATTGCTTGTGGTATGAGCTTACAATTCGGCAATAAATCATGGTTAATGTATGCTGCAACTGACGAAAATGGTTATAATTTTCGAGCAAGTCGGGCAGTACAGTGGGAAATGATAAAGTCAGCTTCAGATAATGGATGTAAAATGTATGATTTTAGAGGGACGGCTACAGGTCGCACTCCGAGCTCAAACGATCCTGGTTATGGTGTTTATGAATTTAAAAAAAAATTTGGACCGGAATTTGTAGTTCTTGATGGATATTATGATTATGTTTTGCGTCCATTTTTATATAAGTTTTTTCGTTTTGCAGAAGTTTTTGCTTTGCCAATAGTTTATAGTGCGTATAAAAAAATTCATTCTTTTGTTAAATGA
- a CDS encoding glycosyltransferase codes for MRNILINKKILFIAYHFPPDAAVGALRIQKFVKYLPDCGWTPFVLTVHEKYYPIKETNRINDLRSTIVERTAFWRTPFQFLLDLRDKFRFRKTAGGPLTMCITKSLDGTNAIQKMSPVKRLLVSLNWFPDDKLYWFVPAVCKGYRLIKKNDIKLLLVSAPPHSSIILAYCLSVLTDTKLIIDFRDPWVLNSDSSICWFMPNFLKVISKKIHDSIVKRSVKIITTNNTFKEIYIKDNPYLPDNFVHVVQNGFDSSDFPLCKARRQTNKYIISYFVSYYRTKMPSEFLAAFSLFLVNNGLNKNDFLVQFVGVCCEDWLSPVEKVVKDSQLENIVDVVGRVSYKESLSLMCKSDLLVLPAQNSQCQIPAKAYEYLGTGRPILAIAEILTATRVLIETAHAGICVDPSDCDGIREALKCFYDDYLNGLCRYAYDPSVYERRYQTTVLSTILEQINV; via the coding sequence ATGAGAAATATTTTGATAAATAAAAAAATTCTTTTTATCGCATATCATTTCCCTCCTGACGCTGCAGTTGGTGCATTGCGTATTCAAAAATTTGTTAAATATTTGCCAGATTGTGGATGGACACCATTTGTTTTAACAGTTCATGAAAAATATTATCCTATCAAAGAAACTAATCGAATAAATGATCTGAGAAGTACGATCGTCGAGCGTACTGCTTTTTGGAGAACTCCATTTCAATTTTTGCTCGATTTGCGTGATAAGTTTCGTTTCCGAAAAACTGCAGGTGGGCCGCTGACTATGTGCATAACTAAGTCTTTAGACGGGACGAATGCAATCCAAAAAATGTCCCCTGTGAAGCGTTTATTGGTTTCTTTGAACTGGTTTCCGGATGATAAGCTTTATTGGTTTGTTCCTGCAGTGTGCAAGGGATACCGCTTAATCAAAAAGAATGATATTAAATTGCTGCTTGTTTCTGCGCCACCGCATAGCTCTATTATTCTTGCGTATTGTCTTTCCGTATTAACCGATACAAAGTTGATTATTGATTTTAGAGATCCATGGGTGCTGAATTCAGACAGTAGTATATGTTGGTTTATGCCTAATTTTTTGAAAGTTATTAGCAAAAAAATTCATGACAGCATAGTAAAAAGATCTGTTAAGATAATAACGACTAACAATACGTTTAAAGAGATTTACATTAAAGATAATCCTTACTTGCCAGATAATTTTGTTCATGTTGTTCAGAATGGTTTTGATTCTTCTGATTTTCCTTTGTGCAAAGCAAGAAGGCAGACTAATAAGTATATTATTTCTTATTTTGTTTCATACTACAGAACTAAGATGCCATCTGAATTTCTTGCAGCTTTCTCTTTATTTTTAGTAAACAATGGTCTTAATAAGAATGATTTTTTAGTGCAATTTGTTGGTGTTTGTTGCGAAGATTGGCTTTCTCCTGTTGAAAAAGTAGTGAAAGATAGTCAACTAGAGAATATAGTTGATGTTGTTGGAAGAGTTTCTTATAAAGAATCTTTGAGTTTGATGTGTAAGTCAGACTTGCTTGTTCTTCCTGCGCAGAATTCTCAATGTCAAATTCCAGCAAAAGCCTATGAATATCTAGGTACTGGTCGACCAATACTCGCTATTGCAGAAATTTTAACTGCAACTAGAGTTCTTATAGAGACGGCACATGCCGGGATTTGCGTTGACCCTAGTGATTGCGACGGCATCCGCGAAGCGCTGAAATGTTTTTATGATGATTATTTAAACGGGCTTTGCAGATATGCTTACGACCCTTCGGTATACGAGCGGCGCTATCAAACCACCGTTCTTTCGACTATACTGGAGCAGATCAATGTATAG
- a CDS encoding O-antigen ligase has product MSVLAAGLLILVSIGRVQELFPALIPLRLGFIALVLNLLVMLATLDVRDLGFKMRILPLPKLVLAILGLAVITVPFSVWPGNSLQFIMDSLARSVFAFFVFLHVMKEERAIKGLVWAGLLSAFLLGFTGLFGYAGGRLQVSATYDPNDLAYIMNCFIPFAYFLSKTGGKLNKVFCYVLLGLMVVTVISTASRGGFVGLVSVFTIILFKEKQHKLKILVLSAFVGLIAMSFAGPEYWQRMGTIFDQNDYNYEAGTGRIELWKRGIGMMIDNPIIGVGIGQYRVAEGLQHLGESGWKWSTAHNSYLQIGVDLALPGLIAYLLMIVKSVAVARKLQASPGPFDSTPFLAATTRGLEVGFYGYCVCSIFLSQAYSPVLFYFLALVTALYSVSLKMQGSEAQEKVVVKSSPHACMRRPDAQSYVKNSTFGVVSKVAETEIYRE; this is encoded by the coding sequence ATGTCTGTCTTAGCCGCCGGTTTGCTTATTTTGGTGTCCATCGGTCGGGTGCAGGAATTGTTTCCTGCTCTGATCCCTTTGCGATTGGGGTTCATTGCCTTGGTTCTGAACCTCTTGGTCATGCTGGCTACGCTCGATGTTCGGGATTTGGGCTTCAAAATGCGGATTCTTCCTCTACCCAAGTTGGTGCTAGCCATCCTGGGCTTAGCCGTGATCACTGTGCCTTTCAGCGTCTGGCCGGGAAATAGTTTGCAGTTCATAATGGACTCTTTAGCCAGAAGTGTTTTTGCCTTTTTCGTATTTCTTCACGTCATGAAAGAAGAACGAGCCATAAAGGGGTTAGTCTGGGCGGGGCTGCTTTCCGCATTTTTGCTCGGATTTACGGGGTTGTTTGGTTATGCTGGCGGACGCTTGCAAGTCTCAGCTACCTATGATCCCAACGATCTTGCATACATCATGAACTGCTTTATACCCTTCGCCTACTTTCTCTCCAAAACCGGGGGCAAGTTGAACAAGGTTTTCTGTTATGTACTGTTGGGCCTCATGGTAGTCACGGTGATCAGTACTGCCTCCCGCGGCGGTTTTGTCGGTCTAGTATCTGTATTTACAATCATTCTGTTCAAGGAAAAGCAGCATAAACTAAAGATCCTTGTCCTTTCTGCATTTGTTGGGCTTATCGCCATGAGTTTCGCCGGTCCGGAGTATTGGCAAAGAATGGGTACAATTTTCGATCAGAACGATTACAACTACGAGGCCGGGACGGGTCGCATCGAACTATGGAAGCGCGGAATCGGTATGATGATTGACAATCCGATTATAGGCGTGGGCATAGGCCAATACCGCGTGGCCGAAGGCCTCCAGCACCTGGGTGAAAGCGGATGGAAATGGAGCACTGCGCATAATTCCTACCTACAGATTGGCGTGGATTTAGCCTTGCCAGGTTTGATCGCCTATTTGCTTATGATCGTCAAAAGCGTTGCTGTGGCGCGAAAGCTCCAGGCTTCACCCGGTCCGTTTGACTCGACTCCGTTTCTGGCTGCCACGACACGTGGGTTAGAAGTCGGTTTTTATGGGTATTGTGTCTGCTCTATCTTTCTGTCCCAAGCGTATTCCCCTGTATTGTTCTATTTCCTGGCCCTAGTGACGGCCTTGTACTCAGTTTCACTCAAAATGCAGGGGTCTGAAGCCCAGGAGAAAGTTGTCGTCAAGAGCAGTCCCCATGCTTGTATGCGGAGGCCTGATGCCCAAAGTTATGTAAAAAACTCGACTTTCGGGGTTGTTAGTAAAGTCGCTGAAACAGAAATCTATCGAGAATAA